Proteins from one Triticum aestivum cultivar Chinese Spring chromosome 7A, IWGSC CS RefSeq v2.1, whole genome shotgun sequence genomic window:
- the LOC123146860 gene encoding small polypeptide DEVIL 4: MKLMGKSQRSGGGLSRSLKEHRARLYIIQRCVVMLLRWHD; encoded by the coding sequence ATGAAGCTTATGGGGAAGAGCCAGAGGAGTGGAGGAGGCTTGAGCAGGAGCCTCAAGGAGCACAGGGCCAGGCTCTACATCATCCAGCGCTGCGTCGTCATGCTCCTCCGCTGGCACGACTGA